The Geotalea uraniireducens Rf4 genome window below encodes:
- the hrcA gene encoding heat-inducible transcriptional repressor HrcA, producing the protein MKEHLSDRGKQILEAIIEDYIVTAEPVGSRTITRRHPLSLSPATVRNVMADLEEMGFLVSPHTSAGRIPTDKAYRFYVNSLLAVKNIGRDEQEEIVRRCSLAGKDIGEVLKETSRMLSATSHYMGIVMAPRFDSNVFRHMEFVKLGSRRILAILVSQNGTVQNRIIEADEDVSAADLTRMSNYLNELLQGLTIAQVRHRLIEEMQSEKARYDLLLARALALSSKTLDEEDAQVFIEGQVNILEQPEFADVGRMKDIFRTFEKKSAILELLDRAMAAEGVQIFIGSESHLSEMPGMSLITSTYVTGQNTLGVLGVIGPTRMGYAKVIPIVDYTAKLVSRLLELE; encoded by the coding sequence ATGAAAGAGCATCTTTCTGACAGAGGCAAGCAGATTCTCGAGGCGATCATCGAGGATTACATAGTGACAGCGGAGCCTGTCGGGAGCCGTACCATAACCCGCCGGCACCCGTTGTCACTTTCGCCTGCCACGGTGCGGAACGTGATGGCGGATCTGGAGGAGATGGGATTTCTCGTCTCGCCGCACACCTCTGCCGGACGTATCCCCACGGATAAGGCCTATCGCTTTTACGTGAACTCTCTCTTGGCGGTGAAGAATATCGGCCGCGATGAACAGGAGGAGATCGTCAGGCGCTGCTCGCTGGCGGGCAAGGATATCGGCGAGGTGCTCAAGGAAACGAGCCGGATGTTGTCGGCCACCTCCCATTACATGGGAATTGTCATGGCGCCCCGCTTCGACTCCAATGTTTTCCGCCACATGGAGTTCGTCAAGCTTGGCAGCAGGCGGATCTTGGCAATACTGGTGTCGCAGAACGGCACGGTGCAGAACAGGATCATCGAGGCGGATGAGGATGTGAGCGCGGCAGATCTGACCCGGATGTCCAACTACCTGAACGAACTGCTCCAGGGCCTGACCATTGCCCAGGTAAGGCACAGGCTCATCGAAGAGATGCAGAGCGAGAAGGCCCGATACGATCTGCTTCTGGCAAGGGCGCTTGCGCTTTCTTCCAAGACCCTCGATGAAGAGGATGCCCAGGTATTTATCGAGGGGCAGGTCAACATTCTGGAACAGCCGGAGTTTGCCGATGTGGGCCGGATGAAGGATATCTTCCGCACCTTCGAGAAGAAGAGCGCCATCCTGGAGTTGCTTGACCGGGCCATGGCCGCGGAAGGGGTGCAGATATTCATCGGCTCCGAGTCCCATCTGAGTGAGATGCCGGGGATGAGCCTGATCACCTCCACCTACGTGACCGGCCAGAACACCCTGGGGGTACTGGGTGTCATCGGCCCCACCCGGATGGGGTATGCCAAAGTCATACCGATCGTCGATTATACGGCAAAACTGGTGAGCAGATTGCTGGAACTGGAATAA
- the grpE gene encoding nucleotide exchange factor GrpE, which translates to MEKKKHGTNSISEALKVKAAVEQETATPEPTPQSETESADKIKQLEEALAAKEAEAAANWDKVLRERADLENYRKRVQKEKEELLKYGNESLILEILPAIDNMERALEHACDESMSAIVEGIKMTLCMLQSTLKKFGVAPVDAGKGTTFDPAYHQAMNQVESSEHEPNTIVSEFQKGYLLNERLLRPALVSVATAPKEQ; encoded by the coding sequence GTGGAAAAGAAAAAGCATGGCACGAACTCGATCAGCGAGGCGCTGAAGGTAAAAGCGGCGGTGGAGCAGGAGACGGCGACGCCGGAGCCGACCCCCCAGTCTGAAACGGAAAGCGCCGATAAAATAAAACAACTGGAAGAAGCGCTGGCTGCAAAAGAGGCTGAGGCTGCGGCGAACTGGGACAAGGTCCTCCGCGAACGGGCCGACCTTGAAAACTATCGCAAGCGGGTGCAGAAGGAAAAGGAGGAGCTCCTCAAGTACGGCAACGAGTCGCTCATCCTCGAGATCCTTCCTGCCATCGACAACATGGAGCGCGCGCTTGAGCATGCCTGCGATGAGAGCATGTCGGCAATCGTCGAGGGGATAAAGATGACCCTCTGCATGCTCCAGTCGACCCTGAAAAAATTCGGCGTTGCTCCGGTTGATGCCGGAAAGGGGACCACTTTCGACCCTGCCTATCATCAGGCCATGAACCAGGTGGAAAGCAGCGAGCATGAGCCGAATACGATCGTCAGCGAGTTCCAGAAGGGGTATCTCCTCAACGAACGGCTGCTCAGGCCTGCGCTGGTTTCGGTTGCGACGGCGCCGAAGGAGCAATAA
- the dnaK gene encoding molecular chaperone DnaK, with product MSKVIGIDLGTTNSCVAIMEGGEPIVIANAEGSRTTPSMVAITDSGERLVGQQAKRQAVTNPENTLFAIKRLIGRKFDSEAVKKDIAISPFKIVKADNGDAWVEVRGQKYSAPEISAMVLQKMKKTAEDYLGETVTDAVITVPAYFDDSQRQATKDAGKIAGLNVLRIINEPTAAALAYGLDKKKDEKIAVFDLGGGTFDISILELGEGVFEVKSTNGDTFLGGEDFDQDIIDWIAAEFKKDQGIDLRGDKMALQRLKEAAEKAKCELSTSLETDINLPFITADATGPKHLNLKLTRAKLEAICANLIAKLEGPCRTALKDAGLSPNDIDEVILVGGMTRMPIVQKKVQDIFGKVPNRSVNPDEVVAIGAAIQGGVLRGDVKDVLLLDVTPLSLGIETLGGVMTRLIEKNATIPCRKSQIFSTAADNQPAVSIHVLQGEREMSTDNKTLGNFELSGIPPAPRGVPQIEVTFDIDANGIVHVSAKDLGTGKEQSIRITASSGLSKEEIDKMVKDAEAHSSEDKKKRELIEARNQADSLAYSTEKSLKEFGDKIDAAEKQKIEDGLAALKKAMEGSDADAIKKASDELMQASHKLAEAVYAKAQPGEEQAGGAPHEGEAKDEKVVDADFEEVKEDKK from the coding sequence ATGAGTAAAGTTATAGGTATTGACCTGGGAACCACCAACTCCTGCGTGGCGATTATGGAAGGTGGCGAGCCCATTGTTATAGCCAATGCCGAGGGGAGCCGCACTACGCCTTCGATGGTTGCCATCACCGACAGCGGCGAGCGTCTGGTCGGGCAGCAGGCAAAGCGACAGGCCGTGACCAACCCGGAGAACACCCTGTTCGCCATTAAGCGCCTCATCGGCCGCAAGTTCGATTCCGAGGCGGTGAAGAAGGATATCGCCATCTCGCCGTTCAAGATCGTCAAAGCGGACAATGGCGACGCCTGGGTGGAGGTGCGCGGGCAGAAGTATTCAGCCCCCGAGATATCCGCCATGGTGCTGCAGAAAATGAAGAAAACCGCCGAAGACTACCTGGGGGAGACCGTTACCGACGCGGTCATCACCGTCCCCGCTTACTTCGATGACTCACAGCGCCAGGCGACCAAGGATGCCGGGAAGATCGCCGGCCTGAACGTGCTCAGGATCATCAACGAGCCGACTGCAGCAGCGCTTGCCTACGGCCTCGACAAGAAGAAGGACGAGAAGATTGCGGTCTTCGACCTGGGTGGCGGGACTTTCGACATATCCATTCTTGAGCTGGGGGAAGGGGTCTTTGAGGTGAAGTCTACCAACGGCGACACCTTCCTCGGCGGCGAGGATTTCGACCAGGACATCATCGACTGGATTGCCGCAGAGTTCAAAAAAGACCAGGGGATCGACCTGCGCGGCGACAAAATGGCACTGCAGAGGCTGAAGGAGGCTGCGGAAAAGGCCAAGTGCGAGCTTTCCACTTCCCTGGAAACCGATATCAACCTCCCCTTCATCACCGCCGATGCCACCGGCCCCAAGCACCTCAACCTGAAGCTGACCAGGGCAAAGCTTGAGGCGATATGCGCAAACCTGATCGCCAAGCTGGAAGGGCCGTGCAGGACAGCGCTCAAGGATGCCGGCCTCTCCCCCAATGACATCGACGAGGTGATCCTTGTCGGCGGGATGACCCGCATGCCGATAGTGCAGAAAAAGGTGCAGGACATCTTCGGCAAGGTCCCCAACCGCAGCGTCAACCCCGACGAGGTCGTGGCCATCGGCGCCGCCATCCAGGGGGGGGTGCTGAGAGGGGATGTCAAGGACGTGCTCCTGCTCGACGTCACCCCCCTCTCCCTCGGTATCGAGACCTTGGGCGGTGTCATGACCAGGCTGATCGAGAAGAACGCCACCATCCCGTGCCGCAAAAGCCAGATATTCTCCACGGCCGCTGACAACCAGCCGGCCGTCAGCATCCACGTGCTCCAGGGGGAACGGGAAATGTCGACGGACAACAAGACCCTCGGCAATTTCGAGTTGAGCGGCATCCCTCCCGCACCGCGTGGCGTTCCCCAGATCGAGGTGACCTTCGACATCGACGCCAACGGCATTGTCCATGTTTCCGCCAAGGACCTCGGGACCGGCAAGGAGCAGTCGATCCGTATCACCGCCTCTTCCGGCCTCTCCAAGGAAGAGATCGACAAGATGGTCAAGGACGCGGAGGCCCACTCCTCCGAGGACAAGAAGAAACGCGAGCTGATCGAGGCGCGCAACCAGGCCGACAGCCTCGCCTATTCAACGGAAAAATCGCTCAAGGAGTTCGGCGACAAGATCGATGCCGCGGAAAAACAGAAGATCGAAGACGGCCTTGCCGCCTTGAAAAAGGCGATGGAAGGGAGCGATGCCGACGCCATCAAGAAGGCGAGCGACGAGCTGATGCAGGCTTCCCACAAGCTGGCCGAAGCGGTCTATGCAAAGGCCCAGCCCGGTGAAGAGCAGGCGGGGGGCGCTCCCCACGAAGGTGAGGCCAAGGACGAAAAGGTCGTTGACGCCGATTTTGAAGAAGTGAAGGAAGACAAGAAGTAG
- the dnaJ gene encoding molecular chaperone DnaJ, whose translation MANGDKRDYYEVLEVNRNASETEVKKAYRRLAIQYHPDKNPGDKAAEDNFKELTEAYEVLSDPQKRAQYDQFGHAGMGGGGFSSGGFGFGAGSPFGDIFGDIFGDVFGARPRSRGKRGDDLLYNMEISFEEAAFGVEKKVEVPYAKRCDSCGGSGAKAGTEPKTCPTCRGAGQVRFQQGFFSVSKTCTHCNGEGRVVENPCPTCRGAGTVRDKKTLSVKIPAGVETGNRLKLSGEGGQGLKGGPNGDLYVAITVREHSIFKREDNNVICEIPVSYTQAALGCELEIPTLDGKVNLKIPEGTQSGKIFRLRGKGIHVLQGYGRGDHLVVVKVETPTNLTKQQKELLEEFARIGGEDVNPMRKNFFSKVMDLLS comes from the coding sequence TTGGCAAACGGCGACAAACGTGATTATTATGAGGTGCTGGAGGTAAACCGCAACGCTTCCGAAACCGAGGTCAAGAAGGCGTACCGGCGGCTGGCCATCCAGTACCATCCCGACAAAAACCCGGGGGACAAGGCTGCAGAAGACAATTTCAAGGAGCTGACGGAGGCCTACGAAGTCCTTTCCGATCCCCAGAAAAGGGCGCAGTACGACCAGTTCGGCCATGCCGGCATGGGGGGCGGCGGCTTTTCCTCCGGCGGCTTCGGTTTCGGCGCCGGTTCTCCCTTCGGCGACATTTTCGGCGACATCTTCGGCGATGTGTTCGGCGCCAGGCCGCGCAGCCGTGGCAAGCGCGGCGACGACCTGCTCTACAACATGGAGATCAGTTTCGAGGAAGCGGCCTTCGGTGTCGAGAAGAAGGTCGAGGTTCCCTATGCCAAGCGTTGCGACAGTTGCGGTGGCAGCGGCGCCAAGGCGGGGACCGAGCCGAAGACCTGTCCCACCTGCCGTGGCGCCGGTCAGGTGCGGTTCCAGCAGGGTTTTTTCAGTGTCAGTAAGACCTGCACCCATTGCAACGGAGAAGGGCGGGTGGTGGAAAATCCTTGCCCGACCTGCCGTGGCGCCGGCACGGTGCGGGACAAGAAGACCCTTTCGGTCAAAATTCCCGCCGGCGTGGAAACCGGCAACCGTTTAAAGCTCTCAGGAGAAGGGGGGCAGGGGCTCAAGGGTGGGCCCAACGGCGACCTTTACGTGGCCATCACGGTCCGCGAGCACTCTATTTTCAAGCGGGAAGACAACAACGTCATCTGTGAAATCCCCGTCAGCTACACCCAGGCGGCCCTCGGCTGCGAACTGGAAATACCCACCCTGGACGGTAAAGTGAATCTGAAGATTCCCGAGGGGACCCAGTCCGGCAAGATATTCAGGCTGCGCGGCAAGGGTATACATGTTTTGCAGGGATACGGACGGGGCGATCACCTGGTGGTCGTCAAGGTTGAGACGCCGACGAATCTTA